One genomic region from Streptomyces sp. NBC_01304 encodes:
- a CDS encoding HAMP domain-containing sensor histidine kinase, translated as MRPRLPAWTATLTWKAAVFITVMCCALAALLGAFVHVAVTGQTVGNARDKALTKLQDVTRLYEAGDRLPPGAGVDPPGLPESLRKLAVSGKRATMVADDNGRPTMWAAGPADGGQAIAAEIDYAQSAKTIDGLDRAIAGSSVLAIGATLLVGAFAVTRVTRRLHLTATVARKISAGDLDARVNDPRTKDPSRHQDEVAAVAGALDTMASSLQGKLESEQRFTADVAHELRTPLTGLHAAAELLPPGRPAELVRDRVQAMRTLTEDLLEISRLDSQREQVELDCHPLAPLAERVVRGSGTETQVRVVREVCVETDRRRLERVLGNLIANAHKHGRLPVILTVDGPVVSVRDHGDGFPDYLVEHGPQRFRTEGGARGHGLGLTIAVGQAKVLGASLELRNAPDGGALAQLTLPYAEGSEAGCGTQASDPADLGLPGVGPGDDASRTHTE; from the coding sequence ATGAGGCCACGGCTGCCCGCCTGGACCGCGACGCTGACCTGGAAGGCCGCGGTCTTCATCACGGTCATGTGCTGTGCGCTCGCGGCGCTGCTCGGCGCCTTCGTGCATGTCGCGGTGACCGGCCAGACCGTCGGCAACGCCCGTGACAAGGCGCTCACCAAGCTGCAGGACGTCACCCGGTTGTACGAAGCCGGGGACCGGCTGCCGCCGGGCGCGGGCGTCGACCCGCCGGGGCTGCCCGAGTCGCTGCGCAAGCTCGCCGTGAGCGGCAAGCGCGCCACGATGGTCGCCGACGACAACGGCCGGCCGACGATGTGGGCCGCGGGCCCCGCGGACGGCGGCCAGGCGATCGCCGCGGAGATCGACTACGCGCAGAGCGCCAAGACCATCGACGGCCTGGACCGGGCCATCGCGGGCTCGTCCGTCCTCGCGATCGGCGCGACGCTCCTGGTCGGCGCGTTCGCCGTGACGCGGGTGACGCGGCGGCTGCATCTGACCGCGACCGTCGCGCGGAAGATCAGCGCCGGCGACCTGGACGCGCGCGTCAACGACCCTCGCACCAAGGACCCTTCACGTCATCAGGACGAGGTCGCGGCGGTCGCCGGAGCGCTGGACACCATGGCGTCCTCGCTGCAGGGCAAGCTGGAGAGCGAGCAGCGGTTCACCGCGGATGTGGCCCATGAGCTGCGTACGCCGCTGACCGGGCTGCACGCGGCCGCCGAGCTGCTGCCGCCGGGGCGGCCCGCCGAGCTGGTGCGGGACCGGGTGCAGGCGATGCGGACGCTGACCGAGGACCTCCTCGAGATCTCGCGGCTCGACTCGCAGCGCGAGCAGGTCGAGTTGGACTGCCATCCGCTGGCGCCGCTCGCCGAGCGGGTGGTGCGGGGCTCCGGGACCGAGACGCAGGTCCGGGTCGTACGCGAGGTGTGCGTCGAGACGGACCGGCGGCGCCTGGAGCGGGTGCTCGGGAACCTGATCGCCAACGCCCACAAGCACGGCCGCCTTCCGGTGATCCTGACGGTCGACGGGCCGGTCGTGTCCGTACGCGATCACGGTGACGGCTTCCCGGACTACCTGGTCGAGCACGGCCCGCAGCGCTTCCGCACGGAGGGCGGCGCGCGTGGTCACGGCCTCGGGTTGACCATCGCGGTCGGCCAGGCGAAGGTGCTCGGCGCCTCGCTGGAGCTGCGCAACGCACCGGACGGCGGGGCGCTCGCACAGCTGACGCTGCCCTATGCCGAGGGCTCGGAGGCCGGCTGCGGGACGCAGGCCAGTGACCCCGCTGACCTGGGGCTTCCCGGTGTCGGACCGGGCGACGACGCCTCTCGTACGCACACAGAGTGA
- a CDS encoding ATP-dependent DNA ligase, with amino-acid sequence MTGAKVPVEAPVRVALAESVDALPDGDGWAYEPKFDGHRMVVLAAGSGVDLQARSGRVVTSAFVDLAEAARELPEGTVLDGEVVVWTGGRIDFAAVQQRAASTAARAAELARTRPASYAAFDLLALGGSDLRALPYERRRALLVDLLVPLGPPLQPVPMTRDRAVALTWYETLPASGIEGLVIKRVDQPYPSGRRSWLKLRHSDTRDAVVVGFTGSRARPQALVVVVAGDDAPVLSSPLGAGVRAEAVARLPEPDGEAPINAIGLGDITYTTVPAEVMVEVRQRTTRHATVAVVRFRLPL; translated from the coding sequence GTGACCGGGGCGAAGGTACCGGTCGAGGCCCCGGTCAGGGTGGCGCTCGCGGAGTCGGTGGACGCGTTGCCGGACGGGGACGGGTGGGCGTACGAGCCGAAGTTCGACGGGCATCGGATGGTGGTCCTTGCGGCGGGGTCCGGGGTCGATCTGCAGGCCCGGTCCGGGCGGGTGGTGACCAGCGCCTTCGTGGATCTGGCCGAGGCCGCGCGGGAGCTTCCCGAGGGGACCGTCCTTGACGGGGAGGTGGTCGTGTGGACGGGCGGGCGGATCGACTTCGCCGCCGTGCAGCAGCGGGCCGCGTCCACCGCCGCACGGGCGGCCGAGCTGGCGCGGACGCGGCCCGCCTCGTACGCCGCCTTCGATCTGCTGGCGCTGGGGGGTTCCGATCTGCGGGCGCTGCCGTACGAGCGGCGGCGGGCCCTGCTGGTCGATCTGCTGGTGCCGCTCGGGCCGCCGCTGCAGCCGGTGCCGATGACGCGGGACCGGGCGGTGGCTCTGACCTGGTACGAGACCCTGCCTGCCAGTGGCATCGAGGGGTTGGTGATCAAGCGGGTCGACCAGCCCTATCCGAGCGGGCGGCGGTCGTGGCTGAAACTGCGGCACAGCGATACCCGGGATGCGGTGGTCGTGGGGTTCACCGGGAGCCGGGCCCGGCCGCAGGCGCTGGTGGTCGTGGTGGCGGGGGACGACGCCCCGGTGTTGTCCAGTCCGCTCGGGGCGGGGGTGCGGGCGGAGGCGGTCGCCCGGTTGCCGGAGCCCGACGGGGAGGCGCCGATCAATGCGATCGGGCTCGGGGACATCACGTATACGACGGTGCCCGCCGAGGTGATGGTCGAAGTGCGGCAGCGGACGACTCGGCATGCGACGGTTGCTGTGGTCCGGTTCCGTTTGCCGCTCTAG
- a CDS encoding penicillin-binding transpeptidase domain-containing protein: MTRYIRRAAAFCLLLILALLVNASRIQVFQADEYGANAANRRGVIARYDQPRGDILVGGRPVTGSKDTGQQLRFERTYKNGPLYAPITGFASQVYGTTFLEAAEDRLLAGTSPLLSPLPLWEDFTRAQQPGGAVHTTIEPSVQQAAYDGLAGKQGAVAALDPATGRILALVSTPSYDPELLSGNERSVARNWQRLNGAPSKPMLNRAIRQTYPPGSAFKVVTAAAALDAGVITDVDARTKSPSPYRLPGTTTDLVNDARGCDDASLRDAFLFSCNTVFAKLGVEVGLGGMAGTAMRFGFNDGSLRIPSPVARSNFDTSMDKAQLALSSIGQYDTTATPLQMAMVAAAVANGGDLRAPYLVERTTDAAGNAIGTAASQSLRQTFNPGTATLLRELMVGVVEKGTGSNAAIPGAVVGGKTGTAQHGVGNSGLPYAWFISWAQAEGSPVPGVAVAVVVEDAAADRADISGGGIAGPVAREVMAAALRVPSA, from the coding sequence GTGACCCGTTACATCCGGCGGGCCGCCGCCTTCTGTCTGCTGCTGATCCTGGCGCTGCTCGTCAACGCCTCCCGGATCCAGGTGTTCCAGGCCGACGAGTACGGGGCCAACGCGGCCAACCGCCGTGGGGTGATCGCCCGCTACGACCAGCCGCGCGGGGACATCCTGGTCGGCGGGCGGCCGGTGACCGGATCGAAGGACACGGGGCAGCAGCTGCGCTTCGAACGCACCTACAAGAACGGTCCGTTGTACGCGCCCATCACCGGCTTCGCCTCCCAGGTGTACGGCACGACCTTCCTGGAGGCCGCCGAGGACCGCCTCCTGGCCGGCACCTCGCCGCTGCTCTCCCCACTCCCCCTGTGGGAGGACTTCACGCGCGCGCAGCAGCCCGGCGGGGCGGTGCACACCACCATCGAGCCTTCCGTGCAGCAGGCGGCGTACGACGGGCTCGCCGGGAAGCAGGGCGCGGTGGCGGCGCTCGATCCGGCGACCGGGCGGATCCTCGCGCTCGTCTCCACACCGTCGTACGACCCCGAACTGCTCTCGGGCAACGAGCGCTCGGTGGCGCGGAACTGGCAGCGGCTCAACGGGGCCCCGAGCAAGCCGATGCTGAACCGGGCGATCCGGCAGACGTATCCGCCGGGCTCCGCGTTCAAGGTGGTGACGGCCGCGGCGGCGCTCGACGCCGGGGTGATCACGGATGTCGACGCGCGGACCAAGTCGCCTTCGCCGTACCGGCTGCCGGGGACCACGACCGATCTGGTCAATGACGCCCGCGGGTGCGACGACGCCTCGTTGCGGGACGCCTTCCTGTTCTCCTGCAACACCGTCTTCGCGAAGCTGGGGGTGGAGGTCGGGCTCGGCGGGATGGCGGGCACGGCGATGCGCTTCGGCTTCAACGACGGGTCGCTGCGCATCCCTTCACCCGTGGCCCGGTCCAACTTCGACACCTCGATGGACAAGGCGCAGCTCGCGCTCTCGTCCATCGGGCAGTACGACACCACGGCCACGCCGCTGCAGATGGCGATGGTCGCCGCGGCGGTGGCCAACGGGGGTGATCTGCGGGCGCCCTATCTGGTCGAGCGCACCACGGACGCCGCGGGCAACGCGATCGGGACCGCCGCGTCGCAATCGCTGCGGCAGACCTTCAATCCGGGTACGGCGACGCTGCTGCGCGAGCTGATGGTCGGCGTGGTCGAGAAGGGGACGGGCAGCAATGCGGCGATTCCCGGGGCGGTGGTCGGGGGTAAGACGGGCACGGCCCAGCACGGGGTCGGCAACTCGGGGCTGCCGTACGCCTGGTTCATCTCGTGGGCCCAGGCCGAGGGTTCTCCGGTGCCGGGGGTTGCTGTGGCGGTGGTGGTCGAGGACGCGGCGGCGGATCGGGCGGATATCAGTGGGGGTGGGATTGCGGGGCCCGTGGCCCGGGAGGTCATGGCGGCGGCTCTGCGGGTGCCCTCCGCTTGA
- a CDS encoding SH3 domain-containing protein, with product MASPRSITGRLAIGTAAAVLTALTAAGPALAEAPGNPPPSYTGRVTAKSGLLLRDKPTRGSRIVGKRGYGEIVHIFCKSRGDWVNNNELWYLLTDGTWAWGSAAYIDNIGRVPRWC from the coding sequence ATGGCTTCACCCCGCTCCATCACCGGCCGGCTCGCGATAGGCACCGCCGCAGCAGTCCTCACCGCTCTGACCGCGGCCGGACCGGCGCTCGCCGAGGCGCCGGGCAACCCGCCGCCGTCGTACACCGGGCGGGTCACCGCGAAGTCGGGGCTGCTGCTGCGGGACAAGCCGACGCGGGGCAGCCGGATCGTCGGCAAGCGGGGGTACGGCGAGATCGTGCACATCTTTTGCAAGTCACGGGGCGACTGGGTCAACAACAACGAGCTCTGGTACCTGCTCACCGACGGCACCTGGGCCTGGGGTTCGGCGGCGTACATCGACAACATCGGGCGGGTGCCGCGCTGGTGTTGA
- a CDS encoding FtsW/RodA/SpoVE family cell cycle protein: protein MTGTGMTGAAADVKSVTGRPEAPLPAVRVPRRRGTELALLVLAVLLSVYGYLAVGLAKYDAIPPGAAGYGAGLGLLALVAHLAVRLRAPCADPLLLPIAVLLNGLGLVLIYRLDQETPQHEAALAQLVWSTVGVALFIVAVLLLRDHRVLQRYAYLCVVGALVLLVVPILFPAVNGARIWIRVDGFSIQPAEFAKVLLAIFFAAYLAANRSALAYTGRRIWRLQLPTGRVLGPIVAIWLTSVGVLILERDLGTSLLFFGLFVILLYVATGRTGWIAVGLLLAGFGAFAVGTLEPHVHRRVEDWLHPFASIDAGEGPNQLAQSLFAFASGGLLGTGLGDGHSILIGFAAKSDFILATAGEELGLAGLSAIFLLYAVLVARGCRAGLALRDPFGRLLAIGLASILALQVFVIAGGVTGLIPLTGMAMPFLAQGGSSVVTNWLIVALLIRVSDSARSLPPDAYGEDGA from the coding sequence ATGACGGGTACGGGGATGACCGGAGCGGCGGCCGACGTCAAGAGCGTCACCGGCCGGCCGGAAGCGCCCCTCCCCGCCGTCCGCGTGCCCCGCCGCCGCGGCACCGAACTCGCCCTGCTCGTCCTCGCCGTCCTGCTCAGCGTCTACGGCTATCTCGCCGTGGGCCTGGCCAAGTACGACGCGATCCCGCCCGGCGCCGCCGGCTACGGCGCCGGGCTCGGGCTCCTCGCCCTTGTCGCCCATCTGGCGGTACGGCTGCGGGCCCCCTGCGCGGATCCGCTGCTGCTGCCGATCGCGGTGCTGCTCAACGGGCTCGGCCTGGTCCTGATCTACCGCCTCGACCAGGAGACCCCGCAGCACGAGGCGGCCCTGGCCCAGCTGGTGTGGTCGACGGTCGGGGTCGCGCTCTTCATCGTGGCGGTGCTGCTGCTGCGCGATCACCGGGTGCTGCAGCGGTACGCGTACCTCTGTGTCGTCGGCGCGCTCGTCCTGCTCGTCGTGCCGATCCTCTTCCCCGCCGTGAACGGCGCCCGCATCTGGATCCGGGTCGACGGATTCTCCATCCAGCCCGCCGAGTTCGCGAAGGTGCTGCTCGCGATCTTCTTCGCCGCCTATCTCGCGGCGAACCGCAGCGCGCTCGCGTACACCGGCCGCCGGATCTGGCGGCTGCAGCTGCCCACCGGGCGGGTGCTCGGGCCGATCGTGGCGATCTGGCTGACCAGTGTGGGCGTGCTGATCCTGGAGCGGGACCTCGGCACCTCGCTGCTGTTCTTCGGCCTCTTCGTGATCCTGCTGTACGTCGCCACCGGGCGCACCGGGTGGATCGCCGTGGGGCTGCTGCTCGCGGGCTTCGGGGCCTTCGCGGTGGGCACGCTCGAACCCCATGTGCACCGCCGGGTCGAGGACTGGCTGCACCCCTTCGCCTCGATCGACGCGGGCGAGGGACCCAACCAACTCGCCCAGTCCCTCTTCGCGTTCGCGTCCGGCGGGCTGCTCGGGACGGGGCTCGGTGACGGGCATTCCATCCTGATCGGGTTCGCCGCCAAGTCGGACTTCATCCTCGCAACTGCCGGAGAGGAACTGGGACTTGCGGGGTTGTCCGCCATCTTCCTGCTGTACGCGGTGCTCGTCGCGCGGGGGTGCCGGGCGGGGCTCGCCCTGCGGGATCCCTTCGGGCGGCTGCTCGCGATCGGGCTCGCCTCGATCCTCGCGCTGCAGGTGTTCGTGATCGCGGGCGGGGTGACCGGGCTGATTCCGCTGACCGGCATGGCGATGCCGTTCCTGGCGCAGGGCGGGTCCTCGGTGGTCACCAACTGGCTCATCGTGGCGCTGCTGATCCGGGTCAGCGACTCGGCCCGCAGTCTGCCGCCCGACGCGTACGGGGAGGACGGGGCGTGA
- the ligD gene encoding non-homologous end-joining DNA ligase → MTPITEVEGRRLALSNLEKVLYPACGFTKGEVLHYYATTAGSLLAHLYNRPVSFLRFPDGPDGQRFFAKNVPPGTPAWVRTADVPRRSEGRTAKQVVVQDMATLMWAANLVTEFHTPQWQADAPGRADRMVFDLDPGEPASIVECCEVALWLRERLEADGLHVYAKTSGSKGLHVLVPLEPTDSEKVTAYAKQLAVEAEQEMPELAVHRMTKSLRPGKVFVDYSQNAAAKTTAAPYTLRARPLPTVSAPVTWDEVEGCASPQDLVFLATDIAPRLREHGDLLGPLINLNRAGKLPRGHR, encoded by the coding sequence ATGACGCCGATCACAGAGGTGGAGGGGCGGCGCCTGGCGCTCAGCAATCTGGAGAAAGTGCTCTATCCGGCCTGCGGCTTCACCAAGGGTGAGGTGCTGCATTACTACGCGACCACCGCGGGGTCGCTGCTCGCGCATCTGTACAACCGGCCCGTTTCGTTTCTCCGCTTTCCGGACGGGCCCGACGGCCAGCGCTTCTTCGCCAAGAACGTGCCGCCCGGGACGCCGGCCTGGGTGCGGACCGCCGACGTGCCCCGGCGCAGTGAGGGACGTACGGCCAAACAGGTTGTCGTCCAGGACATGGCGACGCTGATGTGGGCCGCGAATCTGGTGACCGAATTCCACACTCCGCAATGGCAGGCCGACGCCCCGGGGCGGGCCGACCGGATGGTCTTCGACCTCGACCCCGGGGAGCCCGCGAGCATCGTCGAGTGCTGCGAGGTCGCGCTCTGGCTGCGGGAGCGGCTGGAGGCGGACGGGCTGCATGTGTACGCCAAGACCTCGGGGTCCAAGGGGCTGCATGTGCTGGTTCCGCTGGAGCCGACGGATTCCGAGAAGGTCACCGCGTACGCGAAACAGCTGGCCGTCGAGGCCGAGCAGGAGATGCCGGAGCTCGCGGTGCACCGGATGACCAAGAGCCTGCGGCCCGGGAAGGTCTTCGTCGACTACAGCCAGAACGCCGCCGCGAAGACCACCGCCGCCCCCTACACGCTGCGGGCGCGGCCGCTGCCCACCGTGTCGGCGCCGGTGACCTGGGACGAGGTCGAGGGGTGTGCGTCGCCGCAGGACCTGGTGTTCCTCGCGACGGACATCGCGCCGCGGCTGCGGGAGCACGGGGATCTGCTCGGGCCGCTGATCAATCTCAACCGGGCCGGGAAGCTGCCCCGGGGGCATCGGTGA
- a CDS encoding class F sortase, giving the protein MSTATLSRKARTSRVVAASALTVALGGGLLACGQGGDKPGPDVKVDNSATSQAKNVAEPLKASKPTGLKIPSAGVDSKSMLDLTTDASGELGVPPVDKADQPGWWKDGPTPGEKGASVLVAHYDTAKGPALMKNIKNVKVGDEIDVPRADGSTAKFKIREVQQVNKKDFPTNKVYGETNRAELRLLTCGGGLEGGHRTDNIILYADLVK; this is encoded by the coding sequence GTGAGCACCGCCACCCTGTCCCGCAAGGCCCGCACCTCCCGAGTCGTCGCCGCGTCCGCGCTCACCGTCGCCCTCGGCGGCGGCCTGCTCGCCTGCGGCCAGGGCGGCGACAAGCCCGGCCCCGACGTCAAGGTCGACAACTCGGCCACCAGCCAGGCCAAGAACGTGGCCGAGCCGCTGAAGGCGTCCAAGCCGACCGGCCTCAAGATCCCCTCGGCCGGCGTCGACTCCAAGTCGATGCTCGACCTGACCACCGACGCGAGCGGCGAGCTGGGCGTGCCCCCCGTGGACAAGGCCGATCAGCCCGGCTGGTGGAAGGACGGCCCGACCCCCGGCGAGAAGGGGGCGTCGGTGCTCGTCGCGCACTACGACACCGCCAAGGGCCCGGCCCTGATGAAGAACATCAAGAACGTCAAGGTCGGCGACGAGATCGACGTCCCGCGGGCCGACGGCTCCACGGCCAAGTTCAAGATCCGCGAAGTTCAGCAGGTGAACAAGAAGGACTTCCCCACTAATAAGGTGTACGGGGAGACGAACCGCGCCGAGCTGCGGCTCCTCACCTGCGGCGGCGGCCTCGAAGGCGGCCACCGTACCGACAACATCATTCTCTATGCCGACCTCGTGAAGTAA
- a CDS encoding nuclease-related domain-containing protein has product MAGLRVVPTWRHGQERYYVLLPDGRNIAWYDREAGRVNLLGQGRREAVLRALAPYLSGPVTVGPPPVPTPSELVGLSLHPDDDLAPNRPGEALLVDLDRDPAPPRRLRPDPRRRELTAEQAVGDALDRLEPAGWRILHSLPLPGGARIHHLLIGPGGLFCVHSLYARKQRVRIGDPHITVGRAAPTPLLRHLRHLCDRASLALTAETTPVLALAGPAELDMDTPPRATLVVQDEDLTALATLAGVLKPADVESLYTHARDRHAWLRV; this is encoded by the coding sequence ATGGCCGGACTACGCGTCGTACCGACATGGCGGCACGGTCAGGAGCGCTACTACGTACTGCTGCCGGACGGCAGGAACATCGCCTGGTACGACCGCGAGGCCGGCCGCGTGAACCTGCTCGGCCAGGGCCGCCGCGAGGCGGTCCTCAGGGCGCTGGCGCCCTACCTCTCCGGTCCCGTCACCGTGGGCCCGCCCCCTGTGCCGACTCCCTCGGAACTCGTGGGCCTCAGCCTCCACCCGGACGACGACCTGGCCCCCAACCGCCCCGGCGAGGCCCTCCTGGTCGACCTCGACCGCGACCCGGCACCTCCCCGCAGGCTCCGCCCCGACCCACGACGCCGCGAACTGACGGCCGAACAGGCGGTGGGCGACGCCCTGGACCGCCTGGAGCCGGCGGGCTGGCGCATCCTGCACTCGCTGCCGCTGCCCGGCGGCGCCCGCATCCACCACCTGCTGATCGGCCCCGGCGGACTCTTCTGCGTCCACTCCCTCTACGCCCGCAAGCAGCGCGTCAGGATCGGCGACCCCCACATCACGGTGGGCCGAGCCGCCCCGACTCCCCTGCTCCGTCACCTGCGCCACCTCTGCGACCGCGCCTCGCTCGCCCTCACGGCGGAGACCACCCCGGTCCTGGCCCTGGCAGGCCCGGCCGAACTGGACATGGACACCCCGCCCAGGGCAACCCTCGTCGTCCAGGACGAGGACCTGACGGCCCTGGCCACGCTGGCCGGCGTACTGAAACCGGCCGACGTCGAGTCCCTCTACACCCACGCCCGAGATCGCCACGCATGGCTGAGGGTGTGA